The Saccharomyces eubayanus strain FM1318 chromosome XIII, whole genome shotgun sequence DNA segment ATGGTTTTAAACCCACAAAGCCGGGTGTACGACTTTGCCACTCGCTTTATGCAATTGGAAGATGAGTACGAAGATTTGTTATGGTGTGAAGACGCCATCTATCTGGAGAGAAACTCCAGGGATTTCATCGCCAGGACCATCCGTATCAACTATAATACCGAATACCTCTTGGATAAGATAATAAAGCCGCACGTAGGGAAAGATGCGctattcaagaaaatatactaCCCTAACTTAACCTCCAAGGAGACACTAACTAACTACGACATGGTAAGATGTAAGAAAGAAGGCGGGTACGGCGGCTTATTTTCATTGACGTTCCATGACGAAGACCACGCTGAGGCCTTCTACGACAACTTGCAACTAAATAAGGGCCCCTCGCTAGGCACAAATTTCACCCTGGTATTCCCCTATACTCTTATGACATATTACCATGAAATGGCCATGGCTGAAAAGTTCGGTGTGGAGAGAAATCTTCTTAGAATCAGCGTAGGTCTAGAGAACCAATTGACCTTGGGGAAGATCTTCCAAAAGGCAATCGACCAAACGCTGGCAATATGACATGGGAATGAAAGATAGCATAAcgatttttgatttttaaattcaaatttattttattttattacagtttttttttcgatattttattttttcacgCATTACGAATATATTTCTATATACAAACATATGTAGTAGCAGTAGCAGTCATCATCACATACAACTGTGTTTGTCCTAGTCTTATTCAATCAACTTCCACAAACTTCCCACCTTTGGCGAATCTTGGGTTTCTTGGATCGTTGATAAATTCCTTCGTGTTAGAAGAGAGATCAGCAGCTTTACTCATACCGTAATAGACGGCGGCACCAGCCACGAAGAAGGGCCAATACACTTTAAGGACAGGGGTGGGaaatcttttcaacatGACAATACGATTCAATACAATCCGTCAATGGGTCAACGTATATGTCTATTCACTATCCGAATTGAACTCCTCCTGGTCTTAGCTGATTGTTCCTTGTATTTTCTCCTAGGCCTTTTTAAACCTTGAGAGATTTCTCCGCGTAAAGCCGCATGGTCAGACCTTATTGGGTCGTGCACAGCGATATATACTCTTCTTGAAGTTCGATCATCAACACAGTAGTTTCAATCTTCCAGTTTAGGCTCATATGACTAACTGGCATTGTGTTGGAATGCACGCTCAATGTTTTGGCTGCCCTCAACAC contains these protein-coding regions:
- the ATP18 gene encoding F1F0 ATP synthase subunit i, encoding MLKRFPTPVLKVYWPFFVAGAAVYYGMSKAADLSSNTKEFINDPRNPRFAKGGKFVEVD